The following proteins are co-located in the Tripterygium wilfordii isolate XIE 37 chromosome 2, ASM1340144v1, whole genome shotgun sequence genome:
- the LOC120009913 gene encoding uncharacterized protein LOC120009913: protein MGEPPCSDEPRRDVGQEKDKFARTLTDVQCPWYPNCHKFSKLSFLVKLLHIKNICGWGNKSFNLVLDLFKEALPEGETLSTNYYEAKNVIRDLGLGYVHIHACMNDCVLFWMEHPDKENCPRLQQLFLSKKIVSLMSWHKEKRVAEDTILRHPVDFEAWKKFDKDHECYGRMDRSSKNQEGRVPEGDGLTALMLGGAVYLALGVNVVQFTTVEMHKGSIFMLSLLILRLNSPDNDIDVYLRLLIDELKELWENGVDTYDAMKEQYFRLHAATLWTINDFLAYANLSGWSTKGKLVCLTCNKDTCHLRLKHGFKTTYMDHRRFLPLDHPLRKKMRVFNGKQEHRPKPIGLSGDKVLEQLSHIGKVAFGKSQNKKRKRTDEELNWLKKSIFF, encoded by the exons ATGGGAGAACCGCCTTGCAGTGATGAACCTCGAAGGGATGTAGGTCAAGAAAAGGATAAATTTGCAAGGACTTTAACGGATGTACAATGTCCTTGGTATCCGAATTGTCACAAGTTCTCGAAGTTGTCTTTTCTTGTGAAGTTGCTCCATATTAAGAATATTTGTGGTTGGGGCAATAAATCATTTAACTTGGTTCTTGACTTATTCAAAGAGGCATTGCCTGAAGGGGAGACATTGTCGACTAACTATTACGAGGCAAAAAACGTCATTCGAGACTTGGGACTTGGATATGTTCATATACATGCGTGTATGAACGATTGTGTATTGTTCTGGATGGAGCACCCCGATAAAGAAAATTGTCCG AGATTGCAGCAGCTCTTTTTGTCAAAGAAGATAGTTTCGCTCATGAGTTGGCATAAGGAGAAGCGTGTCGCAGAGGATACAATCTTACGACACCCTGTGGATTTCGAGGCTTGGAAGAAATTTGACAAAGACCATGAATG CTACGGGAGAATGGATAGATCGAGCAAGAATCAAGAGGGAAGAGTACCGGAGGGAGATGGGCTCACGGCGCTGATGCTTGGTGGTGCCGTG TATTTGGCCCTTGGTGTTAATGTCGTACAATTTACCACCGTGGAAATGCATAAAGGATCCATTTTTATGTTGTCGCTACTTATTCTAAGGCTGAATTCACCTGACAATGATATAGATGTTTATCTACGTCTGTTAATAGATGAGCTGAAAGAGTTGTGGGAAAATGGCGTGGACACATATGATGCCATGAAAGAGCAGTATTTTAGGCTGCATGCTGCTACCTTGTGGACTATAAATGATTTTTTGGCCTATGCAAATTTATCTGGGTGGAGCACAAAAGGGAAGTTGGTATGCCTTACGTGCAATAAAGATACTTGTCATTTACGATTGAAGCATGGATTCAAGACTACTTATATGGATCATCGTCGTTTTCTCCCTCTCGACCACCCTTTGCGGAAGAAGATGAGGGTGTTCAATGGTAAGCAAGAGCATAGGCCTAAACCTATAGGATTATCTGGGGATAAAGTGCTAGAACAATTGAGTCATATAGGTAAGGTAGCTTTTGGGAAGTCACAAAATAAGAAGAGGAAGCGTACAGATGAAGAGTTGAATTGGTTGaagaaaagtatttttttttga